Proteins encoded in a region of the bacterium genome:
- a CDS encoding sigma-54 dependent transcriptional regulator has translation MEAFIGLAAMGKEPENGVPEEEDGFQGILGRSSVIRRVFDMISKVSGTSSTILITGESGTGKELVCRAIHKLSDRRDKPLIPVNCGAIPEELLESELFGHEKGAFTGATAARDGRFQMANGGTLFLDEVGEMSPKLQVKLLRVLQEKSFERVGGGRTIQVNVRVVAATNKDLENTVALGEFREDLFYRLNVIPIHLPALRERMEDFELLIQSFIDRFRENGIGNVRHMQQEALAALKAYDWPGNVREMENLVERLVVLAETDVLRHEDLPERFHRRPASDDRGSGGVPPVRLPDGGIDLKSFIDDIENKMIEEALARSKGVKNKAAQLLGLNRTTLVEKLKKRGITV, from the coding sequence GTGGAGGCCTTCATCGGCCTGGCTGCTATGGGAAAAGAGCCGGAAAACGGTGTTCCCGAAGAGGAGGATGGCTTCCAGGGGATCCTGGGGAGGAGTTCCGTCATCCGCCGGGTTTTTGACATGATCTCGAAGGTGAGCGGAACCTCGAGCACGATTTTGATCACCGGGGAGAGTGGCACGGGCAAGGAGCTTGTCTGCCGGGCCATCCATAAGTTGAGCGACCGGAGGGATAAGCCGCTGATCCCGGTCAATTGCGGCGCCATTCCGGAGGAGCTTCTCGAGAGCGAGCTGTTCGGACACGAGAAAGGAGCTTTTACGGGGGCCACGGCTGCCCGCGACGGCCGGTTTCAGATGGCCAATGGCGGCACGCTGTTTCTCGATGAGGTGGGAGAGATGAGTCCCAAGCTCCAGGTGAAACTTTTGCGGGTGCTCCAGGAGAAATCCTTCGAGCGCGTCGGTGGCGGCCGCACTATCCAGGTGAATGTCCGTGTCGTGGCAGCCACCAACAAGGACCTTGAAAACACGGTCGCCTTGGGCGAATTCCGGGAGGATCTTTTCTATCGCCTGAACGTTATTCCCATTCACCTCCCCGCGCTGCGAGAGAGAATGGAAGATTTTGAACTTTTAATTCAATCGTTTATAGATAGATTCCGCGAAAATGGTATAGGTAATGTGCGGCACATGCAACAAGAAGCGTTGGCGGCTCTCAAGGCCTACGATTGGCCGGGAAATGTCCGCGAAATGGAAAATCTGGTGGAGCGGCTTGTGGTCCTCGCCGAAACTGACGTACTCCGCCACGAGGACCTGCCCGAGCGCTTTCACCGAAGACCCGCCTCGGATGACCGGGGTTCGGGAGGGGTGCCCCCCGTTCGTCTCCCCGATGGCGGTATCGATTTGAAATCATTTATCGACGACATTGAGAACAAAATGATCGAAGAGGCGCTGGCCAGAAGCAAAGGGGTGAAGAACAAGGCGGCTCAGCTGTTGGGGTTGAATCGGACGACGTTGGTTGAAAAGCTAAAGAAAAGAGGGATTACTGTCTAA